The following is a genomic window from Anopheles aquasalis chromosome 3, idAnoAquaMG_Q_19, whole genome shotgun sequence.
ctcTGTCCCGCTCACTCGGTGAGCGATTTCCAGAGTGATATTCTCTTTCAtcaattccgattccgaggGAAGGAGGGTacgctagccagccagccagccagcacgccaGGAGCTGGCGAAAAtacggccacaccacacaaacGAAGGATACTCTCGTCCTCGTGTTTGTGCGATGATGTATAGCTACGAACACCAGCATACCAACTTGTGTCCTTCCAGCACACACACCCCCGCCCCCAACGAGGCGGTATTATTTATCAATGAACGTactccacttccacttccgccattcggtgatgatggtgtggtggtagcATAAGTGCACTCCCTTAAACATACTATCGACTCCTTCCTCCGATTTACTCTCTCGATCGGCGGGAGTATCAAAAGGATATCCGCGAGCGAAGCGGCATAGTCGAATTAATAACGCTTGTTCGTCGGTATTGGGAGCAAAGTGATATCTGTGGGGCCTGTCTAATCAAAGCACCCACTGGAGCAGCCATTCAATCACATTCCAATACATAATCGTAGTACACCGGAAACGGCTTGCTAGCGAATCTTTGGCTTTGGAGCAGAACagggagatggagagagagagaacgggagagTGCGTATGAAAGCATATCTCGTGAAAGTATCCTCATTGAAACCGGTGCCgggcacacacacccacacccactaATAGTGTCCTTGATCTTCAAAAAAAGGACGTGGCACGCGTCGCGCATCCTGCCGATAACGCTGGACAGAGACGGCACGAGTCGCTCACGCACACCCCCATTGTCTCTTTCTAGCATGCACATCCGGCGCGCGTTATCCTGCTGCATGCCGCCGGCCATTCTGGGGGTGTATATGGTTCCGTTGTACGcggtctctctccctctagtGAAGGGTGTTTGCGTTTCATTACTACCCCTGGATGGGCCCGAGGGTGGGTGTGTTAATCGATTGGATCTCACTTCCTccgacacgcgcacacgcaggACGCGCTTCACACACCATACCGGCCCGAGTGCACTCGTAGTAGCCTATGATAGTAATACATTGTTGCGCTGGCCGGCTGCTACCCTATGCTACCAACACATGGACGCCGGCGTGTCCCCGGCGTGTTTTACGCATGCATACCATTAGCACAGATATCCTTGAATTGAGATATGCAGCACCGGCCTATCTccggctgtatgtgtgcgtgtgcagcTCAAGGATGCATTCTTTCCGGTATGCGGCACCGTAAAGAGGGAGAGCGCAAAGTACATACATATATAAATACCCTTTGAGCTTAGTTGGCGGGGTAAAAGCGGTGGATTCAGGTGGCAAGATTCAATCCCCATCGACATCGTCCAGCCTACTGGCCCGGGGTTGACTGGCTGACTAGAGTGCGCAATGTTACATGCACAAAACTCATGCACTTCCCTTTCCGTTGTAGGTAAAATCCTGAATATCAACGAGGGTTGCATCCGGCGTACGGCATCACTGGACGCACTGTATCTGCGGCCCGCACCGGCCTGGAGTCTCGTAACGCCGACGCTGCTCCAGCTAGACAAAGCCACCCAGACGGAGGAATCGTTTCTCGAGCGTACCCgtggctcgctgctgctgtccgcaCACGGATTCCAAACCGTCACCCCGGTCTCCGAAGGTGTCGGTGGTCCGTCCGGTTCGTCCACCTCCTCGTCACCGATTATTACGCGCACCGACgcgacgacaccgacgaccgatCTGAAGATGGAGAAAGTGATACGACAAAGACTGCAGCGTACCCATCGGGGGGAACACTCCGTTAGCTCTCAGACGCTTAGTCCCAACAATGGTAATAATGAGTTATTGAGGCGCGCACGGATCGTCAGTTTTCATTCAATTGCCCACCCACATCTCTCTCCGTAGCTAAAGCAAGCCCCGTATCGATACCACCACGTACCTGTCCGCCCGTGCACATCCGACCGATGCGCAACAGTGTCGAGGGTTTGAATCAGGAAATCGAGAAGTTGGTCCTCTACCcggggcagcagcatagcTGCCGATCGGAGCTTGAGATGGTACGTCTAGCACACGATCGAGCGCTCCACAGAGAGCTAACATTGTCTCTGCTTTCATTGCACTTCCATAGTACTCACGAGGAACACCGGAAGGTCATCGGGCACCGTTGGCGGATCTGTTTCACGGAACCGGTCCCACTTCGATGaccggtggtagtggtgttggtggtgttggaggtGGGACAGCTGGCGATACACGTTCGGTCAACACGCAAACACCGCTTGGTGACACGCTGTCATCGGATGATGGCAGCCAAAGCACCTCACCGGATGAGGGTGCGGCGGCCACCAGTGCATCGCCTAGGATCAACAAGTTCCTTGCCCGCGAACCACCGGATGGTTGTGAAAAggtaaacgaacgaacacgatgAACAGAGtggtgcatcagcagcagcagcagcaggagcagactTAATCGGATCGTTATCTCTCCGTTTTCCAGGTGAATCTAAAGCTCACCGAGGCCGATACCAGTACAAACACGGCATGCTTCAAACCGTGCACCACCGCATTCAAGTTGAAACCATCGTTGGGCTCCGCCTTTCAACCGCTGCAACCGTTACAGCCGACACTCAAAACCACCCCGGAAGCGGACGATGGCGATCAGGAGCCGAAacaggacgatgatggcgcTGAGGGTGGTGCCGTCGGTGGTATTACTTCGTCAACCGAGGCTCCCCAGTGAACGTAGATAGGGTGGCGCGCGATTTACTTTATGTTTCATGACCTGACAGATCGACTTTCGTTGCCATTTTAGCTACCAGATCACGTTATGCCAGagcggcggcagcggtagTGATGGCATCTTTTCACAGTTTACCATTCCACGTGATGGTGaacatttttgtttgctccacGGTTCACGGTGTGCGTGTTACGATCCCTACCGTAAACGACATGATTTTATTGTGATCACATTCTTACAACAACATTGGCATTAATCCATTAATCGTAGATCGGCTCAGCATAGTTGAGCAAGCTGAGGAAACTGAGACGGAAGCGGGAAAGCGGAAGTAATGCAAGCATCATATTGCTGTATGACAGAACCAAATCGAAGGAAGTGGCGCGATGTGGTGGTGCGGGGTGTAAATCACAACGacaaaaacatttccattAGCCCAGAACATTTCAttaagcagcaaaaaagcatttcatcgtcagcatcatcaaccaacaacaaacatacattccacaccaacaacacctgAAGCTTCCATAGTCCATGGTACCGTAGGAATGGTCGCCAGAGTGCCGCAGATTGGGGAGGCGTTAGGCGCAATCATCCGCCAGCCTGTCTGCGTATATTTTCTGAAGTTGAATTGATGGAAGATGACACAGGTGGATAACAGGGAAAACGGCGGTGGTCAAAATGGTGGGGCAGATGGAGTTGGAGATTTACGCAAAGTCAATAACAAGGCAATTTTTTGGAAGGCATTTTTTCTATCACAAACTACCAATTagaaacaacataaacagATCTGCGGAAGCTTTTCGTATAGAAGAAAAGAGGCCCCGATTGCATCCTAATGCAGTACAGTAACTAAACATTTAACTGACTAAATATCGCTCAGTTCCATCGGAGGACATTTCGTCActttggatttttgtttcgtttagtTTATATTTTAACTGTCTTGAGCATcagttttaattttcaaaaagtACAAGTACTGAGTTTTCACCAATTTGTTTTTAACACTTTAACAACTCCGACAGCGCGAGTTTCGTCCCACTTTTTAAGTACAATCCCCGTGCCATGTGGGTTACCGTATGCATTATTTTACGATTAATCGATCGCACTTGCTCATTCACGCATTATTCGTTCGCCCGAACAATCCCAGAGATTGTATCCCTGATGGAACcggaaacacacacatacacgcgcatgCAACTTGGAACcgaaataacaataatataacaattaagcaaaataGTATCGCAGAACCACAAACAGACAACTACAACCGAAGGAACAGAAACACATTGAAGAAGCTAAGCTGGCAAACCAATAGAATCAAAACTCTTTCACTCTCACACTCTTAGAGGCTTTCGCGTGAAACATTCTGACAAAGGGTAACATATAACGGAAAACCTTATATATATTTTCTATATATACAATATTTTTACTGGCACACGGacgaacacgcacgcacgcaacggtGTGCCAGGCGGTGTAAGAAATCATGGATAACACATTTcataaaacaggaaaaagtCAATATATACACACATTCGCACGACACAGCATAAGCCACCAGTATCGCGATCAGAGAACGATGAGGGCAAAGGAATTAGGGAATGAAAAGACGTGGACCAAGGATGCTGTCGCGCAGCGTACTATCAGCACGATTGAATTTTGATTGCAAGCGAACAAGCGGAGGGAATGTGCCAGAAAGGCTCAGCTTAAgatttctttcattttgcatttacCATGCTTAATATTACTTTTCCCTTCCATTCCAACGTTCACACGGGTGACGAAGTTGCATTTTCTAGTAGGTGAAGGACGATCGGACCCTGTGCTCATACTCCCACCACCCAATATCCTAGCAAAATCCATGCAAtgcccaaaacaaacaaatgtacAAATGGATCgtctgcgatcgatcggaggaCAGAACTGGTTGACGCTGAGTGGTAGCCTGGCACGGAACCTCAGCACCAGAGTCGCTACGCGATACACGGTTGGGGGCCATTTGTGTCCCGCTAATCTCGGTTAACAACCTATTGTCTTTTTATGTTACTCGATCACCATTTAGTTTGTCGCTAGAGTTTGCTtttatcattcattttttatcgATATTTTAATGTTCTCCTTCACACTTTTATATTGTTAATCCGTTGAGCGCGTTCTCGTTATGATTATTTGTAGTTTGCAAGCTTGTTGAATATCAGCACGATGTGAGATCCCTCGATCACCGTATGGGTGATTGTTGTATGATTACTTTCttaattatattatttttaaccGTGTTCGATTGCAGCATTAAAAAGATATTTTATCGcacttttgttttcgttttattttcccttttttacgTTCCTTCTGTTGGCACcaacttcttcttcgatttcgTGTGTCTCAAAGCATGCGTAAGGCATGATGGCATCCACGTGACCCCACTGAGCTTATGGATATTTAGACACATCAAGGGAGAgctcaccgagcagcatcacccTTATACTACTCGTCATCGTTAAATCCTACCGTTTTAGAATTTAGAGCTTCTCGATGTTGAACTTCAGTTGGAACTGCAACCCCAATAAGATCTTCCCCGATCCGACGCTTCAAACCCTCCTGCCCGTTTATCGCTGATCGGGAAAAGGGAATCTGCCCCGGCCTCAAATTTACGTAATCATAATCAACTTATCGCATCTCTAGAAGGACGATTTTATGGCGCAACTTTTTAATCCCACACCTGTTCACGTTCCAACGCAAACATGATCTACGTGGCTTGGAGCCCATATGCGCTTCTCGCGCACGTCTTGCGAGCTAAACCGACTTGGGAGGAGCAAAATTTATATGTGCGGTAAAAGGAAGACAAGATTATTTAGCGTACGTTAAACGGAGGAGCAGAGCAagacaaaagaaaatgaacagaataatatttattatatatttttgtTACAAAACCTAATTGGCGAAACGCGAGTAAAGTGAGAGACAAATTGTTATTTATATCCTGTCTATATTAAGAAGTGTCGAAAacatacaacaacaaaaaacgcgaACACGAACGCGAACGATTATTGCTAGTTATAGGTATTTGGTCGAAAATTTACATTGTAAGCATTTTaggcaaaacgaaacgaaaacaaaaacgatccCGTGCTCATTTGTTTGGTACATTATCATCCAATAAGTTATCCCTTCGAGAACCGAGAATGAACAGAGGCTGATGCATGCGCGTGCGTCCGTTGCAGAAGGGTggaaaagacgaagaaggagCCAACTGAAGCATGGACTGGGCGAAAAGGACTGAACTGAAAACGCTGGCTGAAGAATATTTGAACACATTTTTCTGTGCGAGAGTGTTAATTATTATGAGACTATTATGAGAACGCAATCCGGATCCAGGGAGGAAAGAAGTGGCAACCATATTTCCGTGACGCATCCGTGGCGCTCtcgttgctggctgctggccctAGTCTGTGGCTCGAGTTCGATGTAAGGTGACCATCGGCTACACTTTCACGCTTCGTTTCGAGCGAAATGCGCGCACATTCGAGTCAGAGCATTCATACATGTAACGTATATTAGTATATTTTGGATACAAAACCCGAGATCGATTGAAATTTGTAGATAACGAACTGAGCGACAAACGTGCTGCACACCGAAGAAAGCATAAACGGAGATGAATGAGAGGGGGGAAATGAAGAAGACAGAAAACATGTGCCTCGCCTTTGGCTAttttgtaaaagaaaaaagaaagaggaaataGAAATAGACTCGTCGACTCGTCGTGTAGCATTCactcgaagaagaaaaaaagcatgcGCTAGCACAAGAAGTTTCAtacacaatcaatcaatcaaccaatcaaccaCAAAGAGCGGAAAGCGCCATGCGGAATGCAGTAAAGcagaacaagagagagagagaggaacaaaAATCCAAATGAAAGATGCAAAGCGGATGAAATAACATACAAACGgtagaaacataaaacgaaaaaccctTTAGGTGAGATGTTAATCATAAAGCGGTTAATGAAATATACGTAGCACCAGTTGGCCGGTCGAAGGTAGTAGAATGGAATCGCTCGAgggaaaagttaaaaaattCTAGTAACTGTTTCGGAgctttaaataaaaaaattacacacaaaacacatccaCGCACAtgtacacacaaaaaccgttcggaatgcgaaacaaaaaaataacgaaaaacaaaagacaacaCACACTAGCGATATattcaaaaacgaaaaatgttaAACTGTTTTTCCCCTCGGGAGTGATAATTGAAAGGAAAGGGTAAGGAGCACGATCTCA
Proteins encoded in this region:
- the LOC126575888 gene encoding protein FAM117B-like, whose protein sequence is MSSRVRKHNEPMKAFVPVSSLLLRGTGSIHCSSGGGGGTSASGQQTGSPSGGTTSYYTGGGKSLSATLSPPVRHISPEHAICGNRSPGALTCKGKILNINEGCIRRTASLDALYLRPAPAWSLVTPTLLQLDKATQTEESFLERTRGSLLLSAHGFQTVTPVSEGVGGPSGSSTSSSPIITRTDATTPTTDLKMEKVIRQRLQRTHRGEHSVSSQTLSPNNAKASPVSIPPRTCPPVHIRPMRNSVEGLNQEIEKLVLYPGQQHSCRSELEMYSRGTPEGHRAPLADLFHGTGPTSMTGGSGVGGVGGGTAGDTRSVNTQTPLGDTLSSDDGSQSTSPDEGAAATSASPRINKFLAREPPDGCEKVNLKLTEADTSTNTACFKPCTTAFKLKPSLGSAFQPLQPLQPTLKTTPEADDGDQEPKQDDDGAEGGAVGGITSSTEAPQ